One part of the Raphanus sativus cultivar WK10039 chromosome 7, ASM80110v3, whole genome shotgun sequence genome encodes these proteins:
- the LOC108824964 gene encoding uncharacterized protein LOC108824964 gives MTKKTAEETSMDMNELRNLLVEMQTATQTSIQQQGDTLTTATVEVTASLTALTTMLTTRLDLQAHPIGAAPQPVQHHPLQQLRQQQQPLPPIQAPLRQDQQRFPHHHQLGVARARDLYEEEEEDHRRVYREDLRQRDNTTNRWENSFKVDIPEFHGGLKGDDLIDWLISVEEILEFKQVPPARRFSLVVMRFRGHAATWWKQLKTTRSRTGKQPIQSWEKLTKHLRQTFLPHNYERTMYTRLQNLRQGTRSVDDYAEEFAMLLTRNEINDSQIQLVSRFIGGLLPHLQTSMAQFDPSTIGEAHRRASSFEQQSKSSNWNPSPSRARTSDHTANTTPSNNSKDAGETSSSSTKPPTPEEQQLRRSTRPNALRCYSCGEPGHRQTACPHTTRRGLVLDEPLIEQEVYDSQEEDDDDTTVHQTTGDTGHLLVLQRSCLTLQRNDEQWLRTNIFKSTCTIKNRVCSFVIDSGSCRNVISDDAVTKLGLIRETHPSPYTLNWLNNAATVRITQRALVAFSVGQYYQDQIYCDIAPMDISHLLLGRPWEFDRKIIHNGADNTYQFTWNTQKILLLPTKEITVPKSPAPDVQSNNLMCSYSTFLSELRLEGRAFALLPSSSSPTLPSQLSPSLAALLKEFDDVFPTELPTKLPPLREIQHQIDLVPGATLPNRPHYRMSPTEHEELRRQVEDLLRKGHIRESLSACAVPALLIPKKDGTCRMCVDSRAINKITICYRFPIPRLDDLLDQIGTSKIFSKIDLKSGYHQI, from the coding sequence ATGACCAAGAAAACGGCAGAAGAAACTTCTATGGACATGAACGAATTACGCAACCTCCTCGTCGAGATGCAAACCGCAACTCAAACCTCCATTCAGCAACAAGGCGACACGTTAACTACAGCAACGGTTGAAGTAACGGCAAGTCTTACTGCCCTCACGACCATGTTAACTACTCGCTTGGACCTGCAGGCCCATCCAATCGGTGCAGCTCCACAACCCGTGCAACATCATCCTCTACAACAACTTcgtcaacaacaacaaccacttCCACCTATCCAGGCTCCTCTGCGACAGGACCAACAACGATTTCCCCATCACCACCAGCTTGGTGTTGCCCGAGCTCGCGACttatatgaagaagaagaagaggatcaTCGACGAGTTTATCGAGAAGATTTACGGCAGCGAGATAACACTACTAATCGTTGGGAAAACAGTTTTAAGGTTGACATTCCCGAATTTCATGGAGGACTTAAAGGAGATGATCTCATTGACTGGTTGATTTCGGTAGAGGAGATTCTCGAATTTAAACAAGTGCCTCCCGCAAGAAGATTCTCGCTCGTGGTTATGCGTTTTCGCGGACATGCTGCAACATGGTGGAAACAGCTTAAAACCACACGTTCTCGTACTGGTAAACAGCCAATCCAATCATGGGAAAAGTTGACAAAACACTTGCGCCAAACATTCTTACCTCATAACTACGAACGGACCATGTATACACGGCTCCAGAATCTGCGCCAAGGAACGCGTAGTGTTGACGATTATGCCGAAGAATTTGCTATGCTCTTAACGCGCAATGAGATTAATGATAGCCAAATTCAGCTGGTTTCTCGCTTCATTGGCGGTTTACTACCTCACCTACAGACATCTATGGCTCAATTTGATCCTTCTACTATTGGAGAAGCACATCGTCGTGCATCTTCGTTCGAGCAGCAGTCAAAATCTTCAAACTGGAATCCTTCCCCATCACGTGCGCGTACGTCTGACCACACCGCAAACACCACCCCGTCTAACAACTCTAAAGATGCAGGCGAGACAAGCAGCTCTTCTACTAAACCACCAACACCAGAAGAACAACAACTACGACGGTCTACACGTCCAAACGCCTTGCGTTGCTACTCTTGTGGTGAACCGGGTCATCGCCAAACAGCTTGCCCACACACCACACGACGAGGGTTAGTCTTAGACGAGCCTCTTATTGAGCAGGAAGTTTATGATTCTCAGGAAGAAGATGACGATGACACCACAGTCCACCAGACTACAGGCGATACAGGGCATCTTCTTGTTCTTCAGCGCTCTTGTCTTACTCTTCAACGAAACGACGAACAGTGGCTGCGGACGAATATTTTTAAGTCTACTTGCACAATTAAGAACCGCGTCTGCAGTTTTGTGATTGATTCTGGAAGTTGCAGGAACGTGATCTCCGATGATGCTGTTACTAAGTTGGGCCTGATACGAGAAACACATCCGTCGCCATACACGCTAAATTGGCTCAACAACGCTGCTACTGTGCGTATCACGCAACGAGCTCTGGTCGCGTTCTCCGTTGGTCAATATTACCAAGATCAAATCTACTGTGATATTGCACCTATGGATATCAGTCACTTATTACTTGGTCGTCCATGGGAATTTGACCGcaaaatcatacataatggagCAGACAATACATACCAGTTTACCTGGAATACACAAAAAATTTTGCTCTTACCAACCAAAGAAATCACTGTTCCAAAATCTCCAGCACCAGACGTCCAAAGCAATAACCTCATGTGTTCTTACTCAACTTTTCTCTCCGAGCTCCGACTGGAAGGACGCGCTTTCGCTCTTCTTCCATCTTCCTCGTCACCAACGCTACCATCTCAACTCAGCCCTTCCTTAGCCGCATTACTTAAGGAATTTGATGATGTTTTCCCTACAGAGTTGCCTACAAAACTCCCTCCATTACGAGAAATACAACATCAGATTGACTTGGTTCCCGGCGCAACGCTACCTAACAGACCACACTATCGGATGAGTCCAACGGAACACGAAGAACTGCGACGCCAAGTAGAGGACCTCCTGCGTAAAGGTCACATTCGTGAGAGCCTTAGCGCTTGTGCAGTTCCAGCCCTTCTGATacctaagaaagatgggacATGTCGTATGTGCGTAGATAGTCGGGCAATCAATAAGATAACTATTTGTTATCGCTTTCCAATCCCGCGTTTAGACGACTTGTTGGATCAAATTGGTACGTCCAAAATattctccaagattgatcttaAAAGTGGCTACCATCAGATATGA
- the LOC108823602 gene encoding ammonium transporter 1 member 1, with product MSGALSCSAAELAVLLGPNATVAAEYICDQLSTVNNKFTDVAFAVDNTYLLFSAYLVFSMQLGFAMLCAGSVRAKNTMNIMLTNVLDAAAGGLFYYLFGYAFAFGSPSNGFIGKHNFGLKDFPSASADYSNFLYQWAFAIAAAGITSGSIAERTQFVAYLIYSSFLTGFVYPVVSHWFWSVDGWASPFRIDGDLLFSTGAIDFAGSGVVHMVGGIAGLWGALIEGPRLGRFDNGGRAIALRGHSASLVVLGTFLLWFGWYGFNPGSFNKILVTYESGTINGQWSAVGRTAVTTTLAGCTAALTTLFGKRLLSGHWNVTDVCNGLLGGFAAITGGCSVVEPWAAIICGFVAALVLLGCNKLAEKLKYDDPLEAAQLHGGCGAWGLIFTALFAREKYLNQIYGEKPGRPHGLFMGGGGKLLGAQLIQILVITGWVSATMGTLFFILKKMKLLRISAEDEMAGMDMTRHGGFAYMYYDDDESHKAIQLRKVEHRSPSPSGDTTTPV from the coding sequence ATGTCCGGAGCTTTATCTTGCTCTGCTGCTGAACTTGCAGTCTTGTTAGGCCCTAATGCCACGGTCGCAGCTGAGTACATCTGCGACCAACTGAGCACCGTTAACAACAAGTTTACGGACGTTGCTTTCGCCGTAGACAACACATACCTTCTCTTCTCCGCTTACCTAGTCTTCTCTATGCAACTCGGCTTCGCTATGCTCTGCGCTGGCTCTGTAAGAGCCAAGAACACGATGAACATCATGCTTACCAACGTCCTTGATGCTGCAGCTGGAGGTCTCTTCTATTACCTATTCGGTTACGCTTTTGCCTTTGGATCTCCCTCAAACGGCTTCATCGGAAAACACAACTTTGGTCTCAAAGACTTTCCTTCAGCCTCAGCCGACTACTCTAACTTTCTATACCAATGGGCTTTTGCTATTGCCGCTGCCGGAATCACCAGCGGCTCCATTGCTGAACGAACTCAGTTTGTTGCATATCTGATATATTCATCCTTTTTAACAGGATTTGTTTACCCGGTTGTTTCTCACTGGTTCTGGTCTGTTGATGGGTGGGCAAGTCCTTTTAGGATTGATGGAGATTTACTTTTCAGCACAGGAGCAATCGATTTCGCTGGCTCTGGTGTTGTTCACATGGTTGGAGGCATCGCTGGTCTATGGGGTGCGTTGATAGAAGGTCCCCGACTTGGTCGGTTCGATAACGGTGGACGAGCTATCGCTCTACGTGGCCACTCCGCGTCACTAGTTGTCCTTGGAACATTCCTCCTTTGGTTTGGATGGTATGGGTTCAACCCTGGTTCCTTCAACAAGATCCTCGTCACTTATGAATCAGGCACGATAAACGGGCAGTGGAGTGCTGTTGGACGTACAGCTGTCACAACCACTTTAGCTGGCTGCACAGCGGCGCTCACAACTCTCTTCGGGAAACGCCTTCTTTCGGGACACTGGAACGTTACTGACGTATGCAACGGCCTCCTTGGAGGGTTTGCAGCTATAACCGGTGGCTGCTCTGTCGTAGAGCCGTGGGCGGCGATCATCTGTGGGTTCGTAGCAGCCTTGGTACTCCTTGGGTGCAACAAGCTCGCAGAGAAACTCAAATACGATGACCCGCTTGAGGCAGCACAGTTACACGGCGGGTGCGGAGCATGGGGGCTAATATTTACTGCACTTTTCGCTAGAGAGAAGTACTTGAACCAGATCTACGGCGAGAAGCCTGGAAGGCCCCACGGTTTGTTCATGGGCGGTGGAGGAAAACTGCTTGGAGCTCAGCTTATTCAAATACTTGTTATCACAGGCTGGGTAAGTGCGACCATGGGAACGCTTTTCTTCATCCTCAAGAAAATGAAGCTGTTGCGTATATCTGCGGAGGATGAAATGGCCGGTATGGATATGACCAGGCATGGTGGCTTTGCTTACATGtactatgatgatgatgagtctcACAAAGCTATTCAGCTAAGGAAAGTCGAGCATAGATCTCCTTCACCTTCGGGTGATACTACCACTCCTGTTtga